A stretch of the Rosa rugosa chromosome 5, drRosRugo1.1, whole genome shotgun sequence genome encodes the following:
- the LOC133708593 gene encoding uncharacterized protein LOC133708593: MANNLEVSNRVLVFYMSYLHEVLKKCRMVDMVAFVDPDQTGTVGCGNPTERARSLSDRYRQGRLGQIVVVPYNSGAHWMLTIVNPNEEVVHFMDPLKRRLDTGEWKSIVNNSIKIYNAHKNRKGRKVIQWKNLAGIPEQKNDKTCGYFIMRYMKEIVEDKNLDFSMKWGTRSNLVYTVNDIDEIRAEWAEHVLKFPEN, from the exons ATGGCCAACAACCTAGAAGTATCAAATCGTGTACTAGTGTTTTACATGAG CTACCTTCATGAAGTCTTGAAGAAGTGTAGGATGGTGGATATGGTTGCCTTTGTCGATCCTGATCAGACTGGTACAGTTGGGTGTGGAAATCCCACTGAAAGGGCTCGGTCTTTGTCAGATCGCTATAGGCAAGGGAGGTTAGGGCAAATCGTTGTGGTTCCATATAACTCAGG TGCTCATTGGATGTTGACGATTGTGAACCCAAATGAAGAAGTCGTGCACTTCATGGATCCACTTAAAAGGCGACTCGATACTGGGGAATGGAAATCTATTGTCAACAA CTCTATTAAAATCTATAATGCTCACAAGAATCGGAAAGGAAGGAAAGTAATTCAATGGAAGAATCTTGCT GGTATTCCGGAGCAAAAAAATGACAAGACTTGTGGATATTTCATTATGCGTTACATGAAAGAAATAGTGGAGGACAAGAACTTGGATTTTAGTATGAAG TGGGGAACGAGGTCAAATTTGGTTTACACAGTCAATGATATTGATGAGATCCGAGCGGAATGGGCTGAGCATGTTTTGAAGTTCCCAGAAAATTAA